The stretch of DNA ATCCTCTGATCTCCTCATTAGTTGGCTTTATGATGGCTGTCAATATTGGACAATGTTGCCCACAGATAGCATGGAGTTTATCCAGCGAGTCTTGATCTTCACGGCTATTCCCACTTGAATGAGTGTTGCTGATTGGTTGGGTTTGAATTGGCTCATCATTTGAAGGCTGTTCTGCAGGGTGTACCTTATTGTCTGGTAATCTAAATTCTACAGAAGTAAAAGCTGGGGAATTACTTTTCACTTCTGTATAAAATTGCGTGGAACTGTTACATGCTGCCTCAAAAAGCAAGGAGCTACTACACTGGTTGTCTCTGCTTTGTATACTTAAAGTATCAGGAAATGGATCCGAATCAGTGTTATGAGGCATGTTGAAGTAGTTGCATCCATTGTCATATGGCTTAGCCATGTCTTCAAGTTCAGAAGATGATATTTCTTTGAGTGGCGGCCGCAGATTCAGATTCCCAAAATGTGAGTATGGAATTTCATCACTATGATTGTCAAATGCCGTGTCGGCCGAGGTTGTATCTGCATTGCCATACATTCCAGAGTTCTCAGGTGGTGACCTCCTTATTAAATGGTTCTCCTTAAGAAGCCATTTTCCTTTATCAATCAGTACTCCTTCATCTTCGGCAATGTGTTCCCTAGATTGGCAGTGCTGGTTTGTGTATTCCACTGAACAGTCATCATTATAATATGCTTCTTCCCCATTAAGACTAAACTGTGGTGCTGGCAAGGTAGCATTTTCGTTTTCCCACATGTCATTGTTTGCGTTTAAATCTTCTGGGATTTTAGGTGATGCAAATTCATCTGGCCAGGTATGATTCTTTTGACACAGCAAAGGAGCTCCCTCCATTACATCATGACAGGATTCTTCTACAGCATTTCCTTGTAGCGTTTGAGTCAAATATGGAGGATCAAGCTTAGAAGGGGACTTAAAGGAAGCTTCGGCTTTACCATAAAGTCTCTCAATAGTTCTTTTCACATACCCTTTGTTGTACTCTTTTTCATATATTGCTTCATCTACACTTTCATTCGTCAAGTCACTGGAATGCCTAACATTGTCATCACTTTCATCAGTTTCTGGTCGATAATCTGACAAGTCAGAAGTGGCAGGGCTTTTCAGGCATTTTTTGAATTCCAAAGAAGAATTTGAGTAGGATCCACCCTCAAGTTCCTTTACTATCAGTTTTACTCGGGACACCTGTTCCTCTTCTCCTGGAATTTGCTTAGATTCATAACAAAAAGATAATGGTGATGGTGTAGACAATCGTTCTGAAGTCTCCTCACAAGTACCatcttcctccatttcttcccgtACAGAATTTTCTACAATGTCGCCATTTGTGGTATTATCAACAATGGAAGTAAGACACTCACTTGAATTTTCCTTTAACAACACAGAGTTGGTCCAGTTTAACTCTTCTGAGCTCTTTAATTCCTTATCATCTAACTCTGAAGTTTCTAGATCAAACATATGCTCTTTATCATTAAAGGTCATGCTGTCAGTGCTTGACTTAGGTTCTTGTGATATCTCTGATTCTTCATTATTAAATGATGTATCtgtgtttttttcctgtgtgCCTTGAAATGAGCTATGTTCAAATGAACTATGTTCATTTTCTGTAGGCAGATCCTCATTTGAAGCCAAGCCACAGCTATTCAAGTCAGCATTAATGCAGTTCAAATTTTGCATTGCATCGTGAACATCCAAATCATTTAGATCTGAATTCTCTATTGGTGTACTGcagttctcctccttctcctcctcactaGACCTCTCCAATTCTCTTGCTAATGCTTCTGCATCAAAAACTTCCTCAGAACTCAACCTATTCTTAAGAATTAAACCCTTGTTGACTTTTCCTTCAACTTCAAAGACTGGTATATGTTTAATTACAACTTGAGAAAAAATTTCTTGGTTGTATGTTGGTTCCTGTTTCTCTGTTTGCATTCCTGTGAATATTAAATGGTTTGCTGTGCAGTCCTGAAGATTGGAGACAGCAGTCTTCAAGTCTTCAGCTTCCTCTTTAATTGCAACTTGTTTCAAATACTGCAGGAGTGTAAATACTTCTGAACAGCTACAGGTAGTTTGTACCATGTCATCTTTATTTATACTGGACAAAGTTTCTTTGAGGTTAAGTAGAAGGAGCCAAGCGAGGAAGAGATTAGAAGAAGATCCaagaagggaggaagaagaaatgtCTGTAATGCCTCCAACATGGTTCTTTTCACCACTGAGCACTGttgatttcagctggtgcagcaaCAGACCACTGACACAATCCTTCTGTATATCAGGTCCTAGAAAGTTAGTGGTGCCTTTGGGATTAACCTGGGCAGCAATTTCAGAAATGTACCTTTGATCACTGGTTTCTAACAGAACCTTCTTTTTGTCATTTTCATGTATATTACACATGGATAGTTTATTATTGCTCTGGATATCTGACCGTAATAAATACTTGGCTTCTTCTATTAAACTTGCCTCAGCATCTGTCAAACAGCCAATGTGTACTTCATACAATTTTTTAACTGATTCTTCAACAGTTCCTAGTTCACTGAGGTGATTTAATGCACCATTGGATAGTTTACCTTCACTAATATTTTTATTCTCTGATAGGCACACATTCTTTCCTACTAACTGACTTTCTTTATCTGAAAAAGACTTGACAGACAACTCTTGCATTGTTCTGTTATTTGAATTTATGGGAGGTAAATGCTTTTCAGGCATTGCAGCATTTGGGAATATGTTCTGCAACCAGTTTTGGACATAGCTTTCAAGAGAAGGTTCTGCAATCTCATTTGTCAAGGCTGCATTCCTCAAAGTATCCAATGTTCTAGTCTCATCATCCAACACAGGGACTTTACTACCTGAAGCACTTTCaggttttttattcttttttacttttttatgtttCAGTGATGATTTGTGTGATTTGGCAGAAGttatcctcttttctttttcagccttAGGACCACTTCCTGTATCAGTCAATGGCTTCCATGAAGCTATGCAACCTGGTGTTTGTTCTGTTACATTAGCTGTGTCACATGTATCTTCTTTAATCTGTTCAATTTCATTTTTGAGGTGATCTTTAACCATTAACCCTTCTGCTTTCAAGTGATGTTTTTTGTCTGATTTGGCTTTTAGCTTAGGCAACTGTTTATTTAGGTTTTGCTTCAGGTTAGATCCTAATTCCTTTTTCTGGGATTTCTTAGAAGCTTGACTATGTAAATCTTCTTTAGGACCTAAGCCTTTATTAGAACCTTCTAAGTTGGCAACAGGCAATGCAAGCACTGTTTTATGAACTGTGATTTGAGTAGAAGAATGTGGTGCACTTTCTCTTGTGATATGCATCTCACAAGTCTTCACATCATTCTCAGGGGTTGCTTCGGCTGATATATCATGCAAGTTCTGTGGAAAAGCTGTGCCTTCTTCCACAATATCAGAGGaagattttctctttttcttctttttcttcttgttcttctttttaCTACTGGAAGATGCAGCTTGGCTTCCATCAGAGAGATGAGTTGCTGAGTTCTTGACAGTGATAGAAGAAGATTCTGTTATCTGGGGAGATCTTTGAGCACACTTGCATACTGTTTCACTGCTCCCAGGAGGTGAGTCATGTATGGAAGTTTGAGAAGAATGCAATCCCTTGCACTGGCTGCATATCACCTCCTCACTTCTTGACTGAGATAATTCGGGGTGGCTGTTGACGCAGCCTACTTCCCTTCCAGTTTGATCACTTTGATTAAGCAAAGGCTGTCCAGTTGCATGGGATTTCTTTAGAGAAGATTGAGCATGACTGATGCTAGAATCATAACCAGATGTTAAATTGTTATCTAAGCCTTCCTCTGCAACTGATTTCTCCAAAACGTTCTGTAATGAGCCATCCTCACCAGGCAAGGCATTGGACTTTTTAATTGTGACTTTGTTTGATGTTTCTTCCTCTGTCTGGCTATCCTGAGATTGATTCAGCATATGATTGCTGCAAATTTCACTTAGTTTTGGTGTGGTAACACTTGATGTTTTACTGCTAGAGTGAGTCACCAGGCAATATTCAGATTTGGTATCACCATTGTCCATTTCTTCGCTgtaagaatactgtccaaccatcttttttTGGACTGCTGTGTCAGATACCACAGTTACACTTTCAACCAAGGATTTCTTTTGCTTGACTCTTCTAGGCCCAGGAGTAGGTGGTCTATAAAAAGGTTTGATCTTATCATTCTTTGCCTGGCTCATATCTACGTTCACAGAAGAATTCTGCCAGATGTCATAACTGCTAGCTTCCGTTCCACATGAAACATCTTGACTGATCACTTCTGTGTTGATGGGCTGTAGTGAGACATCATCTTCAGCCCTGTTGaagttttctgcattttttccATATGACTCATCTTCTGCAACAACTGCACAGGTGCCAGCGCGGCTAACTGTGGTCGTCCATTTTATAGTTTCCTCTTCTTTTATGTTGAATCGAACTCTCATCTCAACTGTCATGCTGCCATCTTGATTAAGATGAACAGACTTCTCAATGTCATCTTCAGGGGGCACCAAAGAGAAATCTTCCCCAGTATGTGAATGATTTTCTGCCAAGCCTGTGTCAATATTAGGTATGTAAGAAGACTCAGAGTTGTTATCATTAGTGTAGCCTTTAGaagatgaagcagaaaacatctgTGATCGGGAGCTTGAGTCTATCTGTACACTCACTTTCAAGTAATTTATTGAAAACACCCCAAATGATAAGATTAGATGGAAAGTGCAGAGGACAGTCATCAGAAATAACCATCCAGGGACAGAGGCAGCAGACAGGTAGGAAAGAGACAagagaaaacacaaaaagaagGTTGTTAGTACAAAAACATTCAGATAAAATAGCATTGGGAAGGGATTCAATTATTTAAAACATTAGTAGTTAATGGTCTGACCCGCTGGTTAAAAGGCTAAAATTTGGAACAATGAAAACCTGTATAGCTTAAATAGTATGAAGAAATGAGATATCTATCCAGACACATCAGCTACTATCACTTAGtataaatgttctttttttaaaaaaaaagagcagcaaaGAATAGACAAATATTTATTAGGCATAGTCTAAAATATTAACAATGACagacatgggtgtacccagcgcagggcagggggggcagctgccccccctagaagcagggcctgcgcacgagagcggcgctgccggcggggctggtgggcagaagcCTGCTGTTCATGCTTCCTCCCTTGCCTTCCCCCCCATGCCTtagccccgccccttgcccccctagttttgatcctgggtacgcccctgacgaCAGATATTTTGGCCAGAAATAAACCAGGAATTTCAAGTTTTAGCCTTTTAAGATTAAGCAGGTGAGCAGTGTGCATTTCTATGCATGATGACGTGGAAGGAAGTTTCATGATGCCCAATCATGTTTGCTTCTCAATGACTGCATTTACCATCATTTTTGAAAGTTCCAattgatttatttaattaaacATAATTTATACGCTGCTTTATTGTAAATAGAATAGAAATTGCTTAACCACAGTCTAAACAGGGAGTTCATATGGAAAAATAGCAAGTGTTGCAAGCAACGTTTCCAACCATTCTTCAGACTTTGCCAAGGAGGGAGTTCATGAGTTTTGATACACTCACTCAGAACATCCCTATGCATGCCCTTGTTTTCTTAACTACGTGCATTGTGAATGGTCAATGGATTTTAGAGATTACAGTAAGAGATGGGAATGATTTTTTAAACCGTTCATTAGATTGTGCTTAAAGGGCATTAGGGAACCAGTACAGTTCCTAGAGTGCTGGTGTTACAAGCACGACCACTAC from Zootoca vivipara chromosome 8, rZooViv1.1, whole genome shotgun sequence encodes:
- the LOC132592546 gene encoding oxygen-regulated protein 1-like, which produces MLFYLNVFVLTTFFLCFLLSLSYLSAASVPGWLFLMTVLCTFHLILSFGVFSINYLKVSVQIDSSSRSQMFSASSSKGYTNDNNSESSYIPNIDTGLAENHSHTGEDFSLVPPEDDIEKSVHLNQDGSMTVEMRVRFNIKEEETIKWTTTVSRAGTCAVVAEDESYGKNAENFNRAEDDVSLQPINTEVISQDVSCGTEASSYDIWQNSSVNVDMSQAKNDKIKPFYRPPTPGPRRVKQKKSLVESVTVVSDTAVQKKMVGQYSYSEEMDNGDTKSEYCLVTHSSSKTSSVTTPKLSEICSNHMLNQSQDSQTEEETSNKVTIKKSNALPGEDGSLQNVLEKSVAEEGLDNNLTSGYDSSISHAQSSLKKSHATGQPLLNQSDQTGREVGCVNSHPELSQSRSEEVICSQCKGLHSSQTSIHDSPPGSSETVCKCAQRSPQITESSSITVKNSATHLSDGSQAASSSSKKKNKKKKKKKRKSSSDIVEEGTAFPQNLHDISAEATPENDVKTCEMHITRESAPHSSTQITVHKTVLALPVANLEGSNKGLGPKEDLHSQASKKSQKKELGSNLKQNLNKQLPKLKAKSDKKHHLKAEGLMVKDHLKNEIEQIKEDTCDTANVTEQTPGCIASWKPLTDTGSGPKAEKEKRITSAKSHKSSLKHKKVKKNKKPESASGSKVPVLDDETRTLDTLRNAALTNEIAEPSLESYVQNWLQNIFPNAAMPEKHLPPINSNNRTMQELSVKSFSDKESQLVGKNVCLSENKNISEGKLSNGALNHLSELGTVEESVKKLYEVHIGCLTDAEASLIEEAKYLLRSDIQSNNKLSMCNIHENDKKKVLLETSDQRYISEIAAQVNPKGTTNFLGPDIQKDCVSGLLLHQLKSTVLSGEKNHVGGITDISSSSLLGSSSNLFLAWLLLLNLKETLSSINKDDMVQTTCSCSEVFTLLQYLKQVAIKEEAEDLKTAVSNLQDCTANHLIFTGMQTEKQEPTYNQEIFSQVVIKHIPVFEVEGKVNKGLILKNRLSSEEVFDAEALARELERSSEEEKEENCSTPIENSDLNDLDVHDAMQNLNCINADLNSCGLASNEDLPTENEHSSFEHSSFQGTQEKNTDTSFNNEESEISQEPKSSTDSMTFNDKEHMFDLETSELDDKELKSSEELNWTNSVLLKENSSECLTSIVDNTTNGDIVENSVREEMEEDGTCEETSERLSTPSPLSFCYESKQIPGEEEQVSRVKLIVKELEGGSYSNSSLEFKKCLKSPATSDLSDYRPETDESDDNVRHSSDLTNESVDEAIYEKEYNKGYVKRTIERLYGKAEASFKSPSKLDPPYLTQTLQGNAVEESCHDVMEGAPLLCQKNHTWPDEFASPKIPEDLNANNDMWENENATLPAPQFSLNGEEAYYNDDCSVEYTNQHCQSREHIAEDEGVLIDKGKWLLKENHLIRRSPPENSGMYGNADTTSADTAFDNHSDEIPYSHFGNLNLRPPLKEISSSELEDMAKPYDNGCNYFNMPHNTDSDPFPDTLSIQSRDNQCSSSLLFEAACNSSTQFYTEVKSNSPAFTSVEFRLPDNKVHPAEQPSNDEPIQTQPISNTHSSGNSREDQDSLDKLHAICGQHCPILTAIIKPTNEEIRGCAYQKASDVENQVGSHLLTNTPYFVWQGKNVTGLYKYHTDLKNSSINNIANNIFNRLYADNTLDFMNGSTFSLLVSAALKENQSLKKKYVTENIDVGTQEINSHENSASNDAFSEITLEQNNNLSVLQSSKDKGNNMVAEKPASSLADVTEGCNREKFHQYEALLNRTDLKGTVNLEGENAVSIKEETSPYVKEDESDNEYSDS